One Argentina anserina chromosome 6, drPotAnse1.1, whole genome shotgun sequence genomic window, CTCCTGCTGGACCAATTAATGTTATCCCAGTTTACCGACGGTGGAAACATTTTATAGTCTTTTTGCATAAAGAAGCCCTGCAGTGTTGTTAGGTTAGTACAAATTGTAAGATAAAAATGTGTGATATGATAGAAAAATATTCAATGAATAATAGACTGAAGAATCCATTTCCAACCTGACATTCTTCTGCAATAACATTAATAGAATCAAGCCATTTAACAGAACGGGCACCAATGACACCAGGTACAACCACACGCAATGGATACCCATGATCTCTGTTTAGGGTCTTCACATgataagagaaaataaaacgaATTCCGTAAGAGACCAGTACATGGATATTATGCGCAAGAAAATTGATTTAGTCAAGTATGCATAAATCAATATGAGATCAAGTAGAAATTACGAGCCAATCCTACTATACAACCAAATCGTCATGCAACAAACCAGAAAAAGCTGATTGAAAAGCAAAGCAGAACAAATGACATAACTGTAGGATTCACAATAAGAACATTTACTTTGCTGAACTAACCTCTCCATTCATCTCATAAGCAAGCAAAACATCTGCTTCTGGGCTAGTGGCTTGAACCAGTGGAATTGATGCTTTGTACGGGCCTCCATTTTCCTCCTGTAAGTTGTAATCATATCTCTAACTATTAGAGAGAATACATTTTTTTGCTGCAAAATCTATTTGTCAACTAAAAAcaactcaaaatcaaataaatgaCTTCACACCAAGGATTAACTGATTAAGTATCAAAGCTTGTACCTTACACCTATCAACGCTGACAAACTCAACATGTTTTCCGCCATATTTAGTTACGCCCGTAAATTTTCGTACTCCCACAAGTTCAAGTACATCAGCCAATTTCGCACCACCCCATACAGCTGTAATGagctcaaaaaaaaattatgacagTTAACATTCATACTAGCAAAAACTACTCTGACGACTAAAAAGACAGATATTTCATATTTGTGCACATATAAGTTGGGAAATCAAAGACCAGCAGTACATTCGAACAAGACATCAATGctgaatgctagaacttaagCGAGAAAACAAACAGTAAAAATCCCAAAGATGAAACAATGAAAGAGCAACAAACCATTTCCTATAGCAGAAACATCCCACCCTACTCCCTTGACAGTCCTAGTTTGGCTCATAGCTGTCCTTCTATTACCTGCACACTGATATATCCacaccaaatcaaatcccatCACAAATCGTATAACACACTAAACATCAACAAAACCAAATGCATATAACACACTAAGGTACCTGCAATGTGGCAGTGACATTATACTTGGGGAGCGCCCTGTGATCGCACAAAGGCTCAATTCATTTTACACTAAGCACATAGTtatatacaaaaatcacatcaacaATTGCACACAAACTCACTTGATATCCTTGAGAAACAGCTGCTTCGGATTTTCGATCAATCCGGTAATCGAAACAGAGTAGCTGGAATTCACATAACGATTTATTAATACTGAAAATGAAAGCTTCTGaattttgattatgtttttaGGGATTGTAGAGAGACCTGTGGATGTCATCGACTACTGGAATAGGACCGTGGTTTCTCTTGTAGAACAAATCCACCGGAGTGACGTAAGCGGCTCCGAGAGCCGAGCGCGGCGGCTCAGCGTTGAAAGGCTCCTGTGATCGATTCAACGATTGAGTTTTGAGAATCAACGAAGGGTGAAATgatcaaggaagaagaagaagaaggatgagagagagagagagagagagagaggagactAGCCTTGGCATTGATTTTGAGGCTCGGATGTCGAGGCGGCTCCCGCGAGTAATCTGAAGGACCTCTGACGCCGGGCATGTTTGAATTTTCCGACGAGATTCTCCGATTGCCGATTTTTGATTCCCAGAGAGAGATAAGAGTGGTGATTGAGCAGTAAGAGAGAGCAACTTGAGGACTTGGTGACGTTATATAGGTCCGAATTGGGTCTCAAATAGTCCAAAACCCGAATTCATTTTAAATGGCGAGGACCCGTCCTTGAAACCCTGCCCTCCTAATAGGCTAATAATCGACACTGGACGGCATGTCGTTTTCTCCGGTTTGTACTCTTCTAATAATCCGCCCTGGGATTGGAATTGATGGAAGATTTGGCAATGGTACCAACTAGGCAACTACCAAGCACGGCGGTGATAAGAAGGGAGAGGGTAGTTCCAAGGCAAAACCGGAAGGATGGGAACCAATGGAGGCCATATGTTTGGTACGTTGATTTTAGCCTAAAGTTGGACAAGCATGCAAGTGCAGAAACATAGGCAAATAAAAATGAACCTTAAAAAGGTCACATTTCGGTTTTTTCAGCTGAAATCCATAATTAGGGATGTTAAAGAGTCGATCGGTTTCATCAACCAAGTCTCCAACATAGAGGCGAATTTCCTCGTGGATGCGCTTACTTCCTTAGTTAGGTCGTTCTCTCCGCAGTCGAGACTGCGGATGGGGATTCCCCCAAGCTAGCATACCTCTTGTTCTTGattatttttctatttgtcGCATTAGAGGCGACTccttgtaattttattttatattcaaAAATGACAAATAAAAACGTCACATAGAAttgaacttaaaaaaaaaagttttatcTCCCCCATATATAACTATTATTCCAATAGACACCTTACACGAATTTAGGACTAGAGGTCCTGGAATATGCCATATTTCGAGTGAAAAGCATATCTTTGGGTGGAGGAGAACTTGGAAGGCGATTGTTTTAGAACAAATTTTAGTTACGAATTAAGGAATTTGACATAAAACATAAAGAATGTGATCGAGTTTAACTTCAATGTAAATGCCATAAAACAAGAGATTGTAAGATCAAAGAATCTATCTTGTTTATAGCGAACTAGGTTACTCAATAGGTTATGGCTCGGAAGATGAGGTCGAGGTCAAGCTAGGTCACTTAGACAACTAAATTTTGGCGAGTGAGACTTAAGGTACTAATGCGATGGTTTCGAAATGCGAGTAACTACAATTTAGAAGAGGTTTGAGAATCAAAAAGGAAAAGAGTTTAAAGAAATGGAGTTAGCAAAGCTATCAAACAAGCTCTCGCCAAATTTGCCAAACGGTTCCCCAGGTTGTATGAGATGAGCCAGGAAACAGTAGGCATAGTGACTACCAAAATTCTACAAGGTTTTGGTGGGAAGGGCAAGCTGGAATAGGCAGCTGATGACGGGTCGACTCTTCGCATCAATGTGGAATACAAAGGCCCTCTTCAAGTGGTCGTGTTCAACCATCGGAGTGAGACATGTACAGCAAAAAACAGGATGAAAGCGCAGTGGCTGAGCAAAGGGATGCAGAGGCAGCCTAAGTGGAGGCAACGGCGGAATAGGAGGCTAAGCCGGCGAAAGAAGCCGTGGATGAGAAGGCCAGGGTAGATATCGGAAAATGAGTGGATGATAAAGATCAAGACTTGTTTGAGGTTGTTTTTCAGTCTTGGGTCATATTGTTGGTTAGTTTTCGTAATCatgtatttttgttttcatatgACATTCGTATTTAGTTTTGTTGAACTAAGGATTTTTGTTAAGTATTGAAACTTTATAATTCTCGTGATTTTTTTATGGGTTGATTTGCTTATTAATTATTGTTGATACGTGAGAGTACTTAGATCTAAGTTAAGGTTTGTATTGgaatttttgttcaatttcaaaatacaatattatttgagtaattttttgttattttattcTATTATATGacgattattattttttactaATATCCTATATTCTTATATTTGTGTAGTTTTGTAGGAGACAAAACTTTGGTGACAAGTGGAGCATCATCAACTAAATTTTCCTACAATCTTAAGAGTAGATTTTGTTGGTGGATGTTGTGAAAAGTTTATTTATAAGGATAAGTCTCTTACATACCTACTTTAtacttttgtttttggatAAAAGTTGACATACCAGGCATTGTCAGTTCGAACTAACCACAGCTACTCATGTGATGACACGCGtccttttaaatttaaaagatTTTCAAtgttgtttgaaagaaataacaTAGTCTTTAACCCCAAACACTTTAACAGTTTAATCGACTCTCCCCCTTCATTTTACGTTATTGTTTCCATAAGTCCTTTTATTAGTTCAATATAACTTGAAAATTGCTATGTTGCTTGTGAAAGGTACAAATTGCTAACCCTCTTTGAGTCGATCTCTAGCGTCTCTAGTATAGTCTTCATCAACCAATTAAAAGGGttgtttgataaaaaaaatacaaaatataaaatttcaatTAGGGTTGAATTGAGATATGTACAAGCAATTTCAACTCTAACCCAATAAAATCCAGTTCCGGTTATCTACGtaattgaattttattttcaagagTTGAGTTGAGATAGAAGTTGGGACCTGAACAAACCAAAAAGCTCGTGTCGACAACAATGCCATGGTGACGGCCTTGAGTAAATGGATGGAAGTCTAAAAAGTTAAAGAGATGGCCGAATGTAGATGCATTTTTCGATTTGTTGAGAAGACAAATCGAAGAATGCCGGCTGGATACTAGAATTGGAGGTAGTGTTTGGGTTAACTTAAACCTGCCTCTATGTTATCTTGTTTAACAGCAATAAAAGACCCCGAACTGAAAAATAGATATGTGTCATCACATGAATGGTTGTGGTAAGCTAGAGTTGACCATGCCTTGGTCTGCCAagttttttcctctttttttttttcaatatatgtttttatGGCAAGATGTTTGTGTTCTTTCCTAAAAAGATTAACTATTAATCTATTCTATTGTGAAATTTTCCGTTACCAATATGTGTAATATAATAACTTTTATTTATATCCGATTTACTTGTCATATATACCAGTCACAGTATGCACGAGTAAGACGACTCTAATACCGGAGGTATCCCCATATCAATTCCATTTGGAGGCAAATCCAAAAGATAGTATGCATTCtcaacaaaaaagaagaagagaggagagTATGAATGTGTATACACTATACAACAAAGGGATATACTATACATAATGAGTTCACCATGAAAGTACCAAAGTATTATAAACAACCTAATTCTATAATCACTGTAAGAGGAGCATTTCTATCACTTATACAAACTACATCTCTTGAACTGCAAAAGATTGACTAGCCAAAGGCCCAAAAGTACTCAACTTACAACTTATGACTCCATCTCATTGCGCAATCTGCAGACTTTAATTACAGTAAGATTTTGTGCACAACAATGCTAAGCAAATCCTCTTTATTCCCAAAGCTCCCAGTTCGCTGTTGCTATGTGAGGGCAATGAGGCTATATAAATGAAACATAAAAGGAGCTTTACTCGATGATTATTGTATCTATGAGACCACCAATGGAAGGGCAAAATGATTTTTCACATTCTAGTAATTAGACCAAGTAGGTACCGTTTCACATTGCCTTGGCCCTATCTTCCAGGGGTTGTTAAAATTTTTGATCCAGCAGCTATCCTTGTTGCTCGTTTAAGCAGATTTCCATATTCTTGGCTTCTTGACCATTCATCAATTTCACGAGCTCGTAGCACTGGCAAAGGATGTGAAAGTTGCCTCGTTTGTGCATTTCTGCATGGCATGAGCTAAACAAATGAATCCTAATACACATTACAAACCTTTAAGAAGCTTTGTGATACCTGTTTGGTTTTGCTTCTTACCTTATATACCACCCTACAGGGCTTGAAGAAGCTTTATCATAAGCGCGAGCTTGTTCCAAAAATGCATCCACATTCAGTTGATCAGCCATGGACGGGCATCCACCAGCTAGTTTCATCAACACAGAGACGACCACCTCTTGTGGGCACATCAAATGGGTATCAGACAATCAAGCTAACCGATGTAAAATAGCAAGTATAGGGAAACTATAGCATCTGGAGGTTGCATACCTTTGGGTCTTGCGCAACAAGAAGGGCTGCACGATCACAAGTTAGCTCTGCTGCTCGAAGCCAACGAAATAACTGCTCTTCTAAACTCTGAGCAATCATGCCACCAAGCCCTATGAATAACACATGCATTCAAACTTACAGTCTGACCATTGATTGCAAAGACCTATGAAAATGACCATTTTAAGTAACTCTCCATCAGTGCATTCCAAGTAAAAGGCAAACTAACAAGTGCATCATTATTCATTAGACTAAATATCGTCAACAAGACCGTTGGGCAACACAAACAACTGTAGGTCATCTATGACTATGTGTCTAACATGCCATGGGCTAAACACTTAAATTACATAGAAGTGAAGTAGCCATATTACTTCAGATTAGCTTACAAGTATCAGACACTTACCAGGTATGGTATAAGCTCCAAGGGTAAGGATATTCGCAAATGTAAGCCACACACCATGGTTGCATTTCAAATGACCCAACTCATGAGCCAAAACAGCCTAGTTTGAAGAAAACAAAGGAAGTTAGTCATTTGAAAATTAACATTGCTTCAGAACCTAACAGCATCAGTTTCACAATATATTACGAACGAAGTTACATTTTAAAGTTAAAttcttaaaagaaaaaaaaatgatcacCAAAAATTCTTGGTTGGAAAGTTACACAAGATGGATAATAATTCAGGATGAAGTAAACCATAAGTTCGAAGAGATTACCAACCTGCAACTCTTCTCGTGTCAAAAGCTCCACTAGGCTAGTATGGATCACAACAAATGGCTTTTTACCACTTACAGCCAAAGTGTATGCATTTGGTACAGGACTTTGACGAACATATAGATCAGGAGCATCAATGTTGAGTATGTCCGCGGCTTCAACCATCAATTTATGCAGATCAGAAAGCtgttcaaacaaaaaaaatttaaagagTTACATTAGCAGATAGTATAGCTGAGAACAGGTGTTTACCACCTAAGTAACAATAACACAGATGATACTGATGCTATCAGAACTTGGATAATGGAAATATAAAATGTTAACATAAAGCTTAGATTTGACGACGAAAAATTGAAAACGAGACTCATCAATTTGATCtaataaacaacaacaacaacaacaacaaccgcACAATCAAGAAACAAGCTTTATACTCGCAAGTCTCGTTAATTATATGCAATACTCATATAGGAATCATACAATATAGATATGGTTTTTCGATTATGTTGTGCTCTACTATGATCCGAACCTGTGGAATTGAGTAATCAACTAACCTGATTCTCCGAAACAAGAAGGGATGTTCCGATATTCTCAAGCAGCATAACTTGCTCCGTTACCGATCCTGCAATACTAAGCTAAATCACATtaactaaaaataaataaataaataaataaaagagtcTATGACAATTAAGCTTGTACAAGTTTAATTCATCACAAAATAGAGTCCTCATACCAAGTAGAACCTTCCCAACTTCATTTAGTCCCGGAATCGCTCTCAAAATCAACGTGTTCTGCATAATAACCACACCAAAGCTAATTCACACTAAACCTAATCACCTTAATCCTACTCAAAGCTAATCAGCCACAACAACCTGAACTCACAAAGTAAAGAAAATCGACCGCACCTGTTTATCGAGCGGGTGGCGGAAGTCGTCGGCGTCGAGGTTGCGGAAGACAAAGGAGGAGGCTCTGGCGCTCACGGCGAACCTAACCCGCCGGGATTTACCGACGGTGCCGAATTGAGTGGCCGGATAGCCAAACCTGAAATGATCGGAAGCTGTGGAGGTGAAGCTGCTCGGTGAACTGAATGAGAGAGAAGATGGGAGAACGGAAGCCATGGAAGAATCTGGAGACGACGGAGTGAACAGTACAGAGAGGAAGAGCAAaattaaaaacttaaaaacgtGGTTTGTGTTCTTAAGCCGTTTAGCGTTTGTACGTTTGTGTCCACAGCCGTTCTTATGGTACACATTTGGCGCCATTTCGCTTTCCTTTGAccgcccgacccggcccaaaCAATATTAGTCCTAATGAGGAGGCCCAAGCTCAACAATCAAAACGGCGTCGCTCCTCCTTACTATACATAGTTTCAATCTCTGTCTCTGCGACCAAACCGCAGCGGATTTCTCGGTCCCCGGTAGATTGAACCATGTTAGTGTTCCCTGACCGGAGCTCAGCTTTCTCAGTTTAACTTTTACTGTTGTGAATATCAATTCTCTGCATATAAATTTGCAACAGCCAGCTCTATACATGGCTCGGTTTAACTTTTTACGACAGTGAATTTTTGCTTTCCCTATAAATTCTGTGAAGATTTTCGAGTTCTAATGGAATTCGTCTTGTTTTTGTTGAAATTTACAAAAGGAGGAAATCGGTGAACCGTCAGACGACGCCGGATGTGGAGGAGAGTCAAGAGAAGGAGCCCAGTTTTCAGGAGCTCATCAGTATCGAggtttgtatttgagaaatttgtGGAATTTTAATATCTTAGAGAATTATTTACTTTGTTGCGTTGCTGAAATTACTGCTTGGATGATTCAGATGATTGAGAGCGGTGAAAAGGAGCGGTTAATAGAGCTTTTGAGGGAGAGGCTGATTGAGTGTGGGTGGAA contains:
- the LOC126797805 gene encoding sulfite oxidase isoform X2 — protein: MLITAVWGGAKLADVLELVGVRKFTGVTKYGGKHVEFVSVDRCKEENGGPYKASIPLVQATSPEADVLLAYEMNGETLNRDHGYPLRVVVPGVIGARSVKWLDSINVIAEECQGFFMQKDYKMFPPSVNWDNINWSSRRPQMDFPVQCVICSLEDVNALKPGKVKVSGYAASGGGRGVERVDVSVDGGNTWVEASRHQKTGIPYIAEATCSDKWAWVLFEAMVDIHQSTQIVAKAVDSAANVQPEKVEDIWNLRGILNTSWHRVQVRVGHSNL
- the LOC126798087 gene encoding plastoglobule-localized metallopeptidase 48, chloroplastic, translated to MASVLPSSLSFSSPSSFTSTASDHFRFGYPATQFGTVGKSRRVRFAVSARASSFVFRNLDADDFRHPLDKQNTLILRAIPGLNEVGKVLLGSVTEQVMLLENIGTSLLVSENQLSDLHKLMVEAADILNIDAPDLYVRQSPVPNAYTLAVSGKKPFVVIHTSLVELLTREELQAVLAHELGHLKCNHGVWLTFANILTLGAYTIPGLGGMIAQSLEEQLFRWLRAAELTCDRAALLVAQDPKVVVSVLMKLAGGCPSMADQLNVDAFLEQARAYDKASSSPVGWYIRNAQTRQLSHPLPVLRAREIDEWSRSQEYGNLLKRATRIAAGSKILTTPGR
- the LOC126797805 gene encoding sulfite oxidase isoform X1, with the translated sequence MPGVRGPSDYSREPPRHPSLKINAKEPFNAEPPRSALGAAYVTPVDLFYKRNHGPIPVVDDIHSYSVSITGLIENPKQLFLKDIKALPKYNVTATLQCAGNRRTAMSQTRTVKGVGWDVSAIGNAVWGGAKLADVLELVGVRKFTGVTKYGGKHVEFVSVDRCKEENGGPYKASIPLVQATSPEADVLLAYEMNGETLNRDHGYPLRVVVPGVIGARSVKWLDSINVIAEECQGFFMQKDYKMFPPSVNWDNINWSSRRPQMDFPVQCVICSLEDVNALKPGKVKVSGYAASGGGRGVERVDVSVDGGNTWVEASRHQKTGIPYIAEATCSDKWAWVLFEAMVDIHQSTQIVAKAVDSAANVQPEKVEDIWNLRGILNTSWHRVQVRVGHSNL